The proteins below are encoded in one region of Synechococcus sp. MU1643:
- a CDS encoding deoxyribodipyrimidine photo-lyase codes for MAPLQIVWFKRDLRIVDHRPLAAAAERGLVLPLYVVEYELWQQPDSSERQWLFCQESLVELRQALADLGQPLVVRAGDVVQVLERARRQFGIDGLWSHEETGNGWTYQRDKRIGAWARQHGIAWTEIPQFGVTRRMRSRNGWAKRWEVQMTEPITPAPAALQPLEDIDPGVIPERPCSDLRSDTCPQRQIGGRSVGLKELSDFLQNRAQRYQRSMSSPNTAFIGCSRLSTYLTWGCLSMREVLQASRTHSGRGVSSFESRLHWHCHFIQKLEDQPAIEFTDFHPFMRGIRAVDAERLTAWSEGCTGVPFVDACMRALQAHGWINFRMRAMLMSFASYNLWLPWRDSGLHLARQFVDYEPGIHWSQCQMQSGSTSINTIRIYNPIKQGMDHDPHGLFIRQWCPELKDVPTIHIHEPWMLGGGMPEPIVDVTASMQDAKDRIWEIRRSAGFDRHADAIQRKHGSRKAGLKPTTSRRRRKPQQPDNGCHQLSLGL; via the coding sequence ATGGCACCGCTGCAGATCGTTTGGTTCAAGCGTGATCTGCGCATCGTTGATCACCGGCCCTTGGCTGCTGCTGCCGAACGGGGCCTAGTGCTGCCGTTGTATGTGGTGGAGTACGAGTTGTGGCAGCAGCCCGATTCTTCTGAGCGGCAGTGGCTCTTCTGCCAGGAGTCGCTTGTGGAGTTGCGTCAGGCCTTGGCGGATCTGGGCCAGCCCTTGGTGGTGCGCGCCGGTGATGTGGTGCAAGTGCTGGAGCGGGCCCGGCGCCAGTTCGGCATCGATGGGCTGTGGAGCCATGAGGAAACCGGCAACGGCTGGACTTACCAGCGCGATAAACGCATTGGGGCCTGGGCTCGTCAGCACGGCATCGCCTGGACGGAAATCCCGCAGTTCGGGGTGACGCGCCGGATGCGCAGTCGCAATGGCTGGGCCAAACGCTGGGAGGTTCAGATGACGGAGCCCATCACGCCAGCGCCGGCCGCGTTGCAACCGCTGGAGGACATTGATCCTGGTGTGATCCCTGAGCGCCCCTGCTCAGACCTGCGTTCGGATACGTGTCCGCAGCGTCAGATCGGCGGGCGTTCGGTCGGCCTCAAGGAGTTGAGTGACTTTCTGCAGAACCGTGCCCAGCGCTATCAACGGTCGATGTCGAGCCCCAACACCGCTTTCATTGGTTGTTCTCGGCTTTCGACGTATCTCACCTGGGGTTGTCTTTCGATGCGGGAGGTGCTGCAGGCCAGCCGCACCCATAGCGGTCGCGGCGTCAGCAGCTTTGAATCAAGGCTGCACTGGCACTGCCATTTCATTCAGAAGCTGGAGGATCAGCCCGCGATTGAATTCACCGATTTCCATCCGTTCATGCGGGGCATTCGAGCAGTGGATGCTGAGCGTTTGACGGCCTGGAGCGAAGGGTGTACTGGCGTCCCCTTTGTGGATGCCTGCATGCGCGCCTTGCAGGCCCATGGCTGGATCAACTTCCGCATGCGGGCGATGTTGATGTCCTTCGCCAGCTACAACCTCTGGCTTCCCTGGAGGGACAGTGGTCTGCATCTGGCCCGTCAGTTTGTTGATTACGAACCGGGGATTCACTGGAGCCAGTGCCAAATGCAGTCGGGCAGCACGTCGATCAACACGATTCGGATTTACAACCCGATCAAGCAGGGGATGGACCACGACCCCCATGGGTTGTTCATCCGTCAGTGGTGCCCTGAACTCAAGGATGTGCCTACGATTCACATCCATGAGCCTTGGATGCTCGGCGGTGGTATGCCGGAACCGATCGTTGATGTCACCGCATCAATGCAGGACGCTAAGGATCGGATCTGGGAGATCCGTCGATCGGCCGGGTTTGACCGCCATGCCGATGCGATTCAGCGCAAGCATGGCTCCCGTAAGGCGGGGTTAAAGCCAACAACCTCCCGCCGCCGGCGCAAACCTCAGCAACCCGACAACGGCTGCCATCAGCTCAGCCTTGGCCTTTAG
- a CDS encoding PucC family protein: MAIALLFGVACQLVLRLANSMEAYGGELNGLLIGLLILVFVAIGTAIAAGGTAFSALIADRTTEAERPRVLSVLMPLVLLGLGVVSVFGVERRITGLTVPVGSEPPDVPQRLALHLPQLLLKLRTIPQAGRFLGFSACSPSACFSTMRCGSPMAPPSLA, encoded by the coding sequence TTGGCGATCGCCCTGTTGTTCGGGGTGGCCTGCCAGCTGGTGCTGCGCTTGGCCAATAGCATGGAGGCCTACGGCGGAGAGCTCAATGGGCTGCTGATTGGCCTTCTGATTCTCGTGTTCGTGGCGATCGGCACGGCAATTGCCGCTGGTGGAACAGCCTTTTCGGCCTTGATCGCCGATCGCACCACGGAAGCCGAACGGCCGCGGGTCCTGTCGGTGTTGATGCCACTGGTGTTGCTGGGGCTGGGGGTGGTGTCTGTATTTGGCGTGGAACGCCGCATCACAGGTTTGACGGTGCCTGTGGGTTCTGAACCTCCCGATGTTCCCCAGCGGTTGGCCTTGCACCTGCCCCAGCTGCTCTTGAAACTGCGCACCATCCCCCAGGCGGGGCGTTTCTTGGGGTTCTCTGCCTGTTCACCTTCAGCATGTTTCTCAACGATGCGGTGTGGGAGCCCTATGGCGCCGCCGTCTTTGGCATGA
- a CDS encoding cyclic nucleotide-binding domain-containing protein, which yields MYALDTMRALSSKAEVIHLKPGEVLFRTGETGACMYGLLEGSVRLTWIDSAGYEGHEDILLGHVFGAGALVVEDNQRLSTATATSECRLIAMNRDKFLFAIQETPMFAVQLLASIDTRLCDIKLAEG from the coding sequence ATGTATGCGCTCGACACCATGCGTGCCTTGTCCAGCAAGGCTGAGGTGATTCATCTCAAGCCGGGTGAAGTGCTGTTTCGTACGGGAGAAACCGGCGCCTGCATGTATGGCCTGCTGGAAGGATCCGTGCGGCTCACCTGGATCGATTCAGCAGGATATGAGGGACATGAGGACATCCTTTTAGGCCATGTGTTCGGCGCGGGGGCCTTGGTGGTGGAGGACAATCAGCGTCTGAGCACAGCCACGGCCACTAGTGAGTGCCGTTTGATTGCCATGAACCGCGACAAATTTCTGTTTGCGATTCAGGAGACGCCGATGTTTGCGGTACAGCTGCTCGCATCGATTGATACCCGTTTGTGCGATATCAAGTTGGCTGAAGGCTGA